A DNA window from Corynebacterium ciconiae DSM 44920 contains the following coding sequences:
- a CDS encoding lipase family protein → MKPPPPQSSAGTASAARAGRHPSAGRGVAAQLRVVAGVLAHGLRRRSSPPEVQVRTQPHPSRRGVLIESRRTSTVGVGGRMIPARSWRFSYTTDDSTGRVIPATGLYIRPLRPWTGPSPRPVVAFAPSTQGMGASSDPSRSAPVGWAIQRSGRRIEDVVFAYELPVINHFVSRGFGVVVIDYPRDPRTGIQLYANNIACARALIDAIRACSSQFFPATAPVGWWGFSQGGGAVGKACELADEAEPKPRAAVVGAPPSDLVEVLRYVDHHTLTGIVSFAVLGFYTSHPETVRAALGKVSDHGLEQIRATALLSAFGAALRGGWRGSKHWTTNGQRLSATLEESEALRAELDRHRLGTEPLRVPTLLWGNRFDDVIPFPQVDAVAQGWARLSAEFLHYKVYAFLPTMFHFTVGHFGTYALTMRRHARWLSSHLLNDAGS, encoded by the coding sequence ATGAAGCCTCCTCCTCCTCAATCCTCGGCCGGAACTGCCTCGGCCGCCCGTGCGGGCCGTCATCCCAGTGCTGGTCGGGGAGTGGCTGCGCAGCTGCGGGTGGTGGCCGGGGTTCTTGCTCATGGTCTGAGGCGCCGGTCCTCGCCGCCGGAGGTGCAGGTGCGCACGCAGCCGCATCCTTCACGCCGCGGGGTGCTGATTGAGTCCCGCCGCACCTCCACGGTGGGGGTGGGTGGACGTATGATCCCGGCGCGCAGTTGGCGTTTTAGCTACACCACTGATGATTCAACGGGCCGCGTCATCCCTGCCACCGGGCTCTATATTCGGCCGCTGCGCCCGTGGACGGGGCCGAGTCCGCGCCCCGTGGTGGCCTTTGCCCCCTCCACCCAAGGAATGGGAGCCTCCTCTGATCCTTCGCGGTCTGCGCCGGTGGGGTGGGCGATTCAGCGTAGCGGCCGACGTATCGAGGACGTGGTTTTTGCCTATGAGCTGCCGGTGATTAATCACTTCGTTTCCCGCGGCTTCGGCGTAGTCGTGATCGACTATCCCCGCGATCCCCGCACCGGCATTCAGCTCTACGCCAACAACATCGCCTGTGCACGGGCGCTTATCGACGCCATCCGCGCGTGCAGCAGCCAGTTCTTTCCGGCGACCGCCCCGGTGGGCTGGTGGGGCTTTTCCCAGGGCGGGGGAGCCGTGGGCAAGGCCTGCGAGCTCGCCGATGAAGCCGAGCCGAAGCCCCGCGCGGCAGTGGTGGGCGCGCCTCCCTCGGATTTAGTTGAGGTGCTGCGCTATGTGGATCACCACACCCTCACCGGCATTGTTTCCTTTGCGGTGCTGGGGTTTTATACCTCCCATCCCGAGACTGTACGGGCGGCGCTGGGCAAGGTGAGCGATCACGGTCTCGAGCAGATCCGGGCCACGGCGCTGTTATCTGCGTTCGGGGCGGCGTTGCGCGGCGGTTGGCGAGGGAGCAAACATTGGACCACCAATGGGCAGCGGCTAAGCGCCACCTTGGAGGAATCCGAGGCGCTCCGAGCCGAGCTGGATCGGCATCGCCTCGGCACCGAACCACTGCGCGTTCCCACCCTGTTGTGGGGCAATCGCTTCGACGATGTGATTCCTTTTCCTCAGGTGGACGCAGTAGCGCAGGGCTGGGCAAGGCTCAGTGCGGAGTTTCTGCACTACAAGGTGTACGCCTTTCTGCCCACCATGTTTCACTTCACTGTCGGGCACTTCGGCACTTATGCGCTCACGATGCGTCGTCACGCTCGCTGGCTGAGCAGCCATCTGCTGAACGATGCGGGGAGCTGA
- the cobG gene encoding precorrin-3B synthase, producing the protein MEKFDYVPSVSDTLGLGNRQRGDGCPGALTMHQAADGFIGRIRIAGGRASSAHLAALAQLAEEHGDGDIHVTTRGNVQIRGISEREAFSSAVCELGLVPSSAHDKIRNIIASPLAPALDQLVARLDEGLLASTEVTGLSGRTLFGLDAGDGAITANHPDFGIQIHSETEAIVVLGGVPTVLSALIDATPQILVAAAEQWQRIRGDHWRVQENPELRDELLRHLETLPEVSRTSTTLEVAQRAKADEAPIGWLERSDGLVDLGASLPFGVLSARVARMLAATDKPVRITPWAGVVVCELHEDEAEAVAKVLAPQGLVFDRRSPWLRVTACTGLPGCTKSRSDVRGDALSAIRTHALPDPTTADAVHFSGCERRCGHPLHNYWDYLAEGDGDYEVSVASGTPATARTF; encoded by the coding sequence ATGGAGAAGTTCGATTACGTCCCATCCGTGTCCGACACGCTCGGGCTGGGCAATCGGCAGCGCGGTGACGGCTGCCCAGGCGCGCTCACGATGCACCAAGCCGCCGATGGTTTCATCGGCCGCATTCGCATCGCCGGCGGGCGGGCCAGCTCCGCGCATCTTGCAGCTCTTGCACAGCTCGCTGAGGAGCACGGCGATGGCGATATTCACGTCACCACCCGAGGCAATGTGCAGATCCGCGGCATTAGCGAGCGTGAGGCCTTTTCCTCCGCCGTGTGCGAGCTCGGGCTGGTACCGAGCAGCGCCCACGACAAGATCCGCAACATCATCGCCTCTCCCCTCGCCCCCGCACTCGATCAGCTCGTTGCCCGCCTCGACGAGGGTCTGCTCGCCAGCACAGAAGTCACCGGCCTATCCGGCCGCACGCTCTTTGGCCTCGACGCCGGCGACGGCGCCATCACTGCCAACCATCCCGACTTCGGCATTCAGATCCACAGCGAAACCGAGGCAATTGTCGTTCTCGGCGGGGTGCCCACCGTTTTGTCTGCGCTTATCGACGCCACCCCCCAGATCCTCGTCGCCGCTGCCGAGCAGTGGCAGCGTATCCGCGGTGACCACTGGCGAGTCCAAGAAAACCCCGAGCTTCGCGACGAGCTCCTGCGCCACCTAGAAACCCTGCCCGAGGTGAGTCGCACCAGCACCACGCTTGAGGTGGCTCAGCGGGCCAAAGCAGATGAGGCCCCCATAGGTTGGCTCGAGCGCAGCGACGGGCTGGTGGATCTCGGCGCCTCACTGCCTTTCGGAGTGCTCAGCGCGCGTGTGGCGCGCATGCTCGCCGCCACCGACAAACCCGTGCGCATCACCCCGTGGGCTGGAGTGGTGGTGTGTGAACTGCACGAGGACGAGGCCGAGGCAGTGGCCAAGGTGCTTGCCCCGCAGGGGCTCGTCTTTGATCGTCGCTCTCCTTGGCTGCGGGTGACCGCCTGCACTGGACTGCCGGGCTGCACCAAGTCCCGCAGCGATGTGCGCGGCGATGCCCTCAGCGCGATCCGCACCCACGCTCTTCCCGATCCCACGACCGCCGATGCGGTGCACTTTTCCGGCTGCGAACGCCGATGCGGACATCCGCTGCACAACTACTGGGACTACCTCGCCGAAGGCGATGGCGACTACGAGGTCTCCGTAGCCAGCGGCACCCCTGCGACCGCGCGCACGTTCTAA
- a CDS encoding precorrin-8X methylmutase, producing the protein MIREESDLSRFFDDEQSQVAVRMIHAAGATDLAEDIEFSAALVPAVRSALRSGAPIITDVNMVRSGITRKRLPADNDVVCMLRDEETVELARSLGTTRSAAAVERWEPILHDAVVAIGNAPTALFHLLNWLEEDPTRPRPAAVLGIPVGFVGAAESKQALAESAEDLGIQFLTVHGRRGGSAITCAAINALATEKEII; encoded by the coding sequence ATGATCCGCGAGGAATCCGATCTCTCCCGCTTCTTCGACGATGAGCAATCCCAGGTGGCTGTGCGCATGATCCATGCCGCCGGGGCTACCGACCTCGCCGAGGACATCGAGTTCTCCGCCGCTCTTGTTCCCGCAGTTCGCTCTGCGCTACGCAGCGGCGCACCGATCATCACCGACGTCAACATGGTCCGCTCTGGCATCACCCGCAAGCGTCTGCCCGCAGACAACGATGTGGTGTGCATGCTTCGCGACGAAGAGACCGTGGAGCTCGCACGCAGCCTCGGCACCACCCGCTCAGCCGCAGCAGTGGAACGCTGGGAGCCCATCCTGCACGACGCCGTGGTGGCCATCGGCAACGCACCAACCGCCCTGTTTCATCTGCTCAACTGGCTAGAGGAGGACCCGACACGCCCGCGGCCAGCAGCAGTGTTGGGTATCCCCGTTGGGTTCGTTGGCGCCGCCGAATCCAAGCAAGCCCTCGCCGAGTCCGCCGAGGATCTGGGCATCCAGTTCCTCACTGTGCACGGCCGCCGCGGCGGCTCCGCTATTACGTGTGCCGCGATCAATGCCCTCGCCACCGAGAAGGAGATCATCTAA
- the cobJ gene encoding precorrin-3B C(17)-methyltransferase: MAQGQLIGIGVGPGDPELLTLKAVAALQRADVVAYHAGPKRSSTARTIAAEYLPADCEEELLAYPVTTGITDHPGGYAGAMAEFYTEAAERLGNHLAAGKTVVVLSLGDPMLYSSYQHLHRLLASEYDAEIIPGIPSITASADALGMPLAEAEDILTVLPATVGVEKLKRALSAADTAVIMKLGRTFTAVREALEATGRAADSYVVSRASMDGQRIVPVLEADADSIPYFSCVVVPSRRQGFVLDNQQPSHGEVVVLGLGPGDSAWTTPETAWELARATDVVGYSTYVRRVPQRAGQRQHLSDNKVEAERAAMALDLAKEGKRVAVVSSGDPGVFAMASAVLDVAQDPQWAEVPVRVVPGMTAAQAVASRVGAPLGHDFGMISLSDRLKPWEVIETRIRALASADMAFAVYNPASKTRREQVAKLAEIVGEYQSPEVAVIVARAVGSEQERVHITTLGDFDPEMVDMRTMVIIGASTTTVYRGGPDNSTRVFTSRRYNTTDPLNLF, encoded by the coding sequence GTGGCTCAAGGACAACTCATTGGCATCGGAGTAGGCCCCGGTGACCCCGAGCTTCTCACCCTAAAAGCGGTGGCTGCGTTACAGCGGGCTGACGTGGTGGCCTATCACGCTGGGCCGAAGCGCAGCTCCACAGCGCGCACTATCGCCGCCGAGTATCTTCCCGCAGACTGCGAGGAGGAATTGCTCGCCTACCCAGTGACCACGGGGATTACCGACCACCCCGGTGGCTACGCTGGGGCGATGGCCGAGTTCTACACTGAGGCCGCCGAGCGGCTCGGCAACCACCTAGCTGCGGGTAAAACTGTCGTAGTGCTCAGCCTCGGCGATCCCATGCTCTACTCTTCCTACCAGCATCTACACCGCTTACTAGCGAGCGAGTACGACGCTGAGATTATTCCTGGCATCCCCTCGATCACGGCCTCCGCCGATGCCTTGGGCATGCCCCTAGCCGAAGCCGAGGACATCCTCACCGTGCTTCCCGCCACCGTCGGTGTGGAAAAACTCAAACGCGCGCTCAGCGCCGCTGATACAGCCGTGATTATGAAACTGGGACGAACCTTCACTGCGGTGCGCGAGGCGCTCGAAGCGACCGGCCGCGCCGCGGACTCCTATGTGGTCTCTCGGGCGAGTATGGACGGCCAGCGCATCGTCCCAGTTCTTGAGGCCGACGCGGATAGTATCCCCTACTTCTCCTGCGTGGTTGTTCCCAGCCGGCGTCAAGGCTTTGTGCTTGATAATCAGCAGCCTTCCCACGGCGAAGTGGTTGTGCTGGGCCTAGGTCCTGGGGATTCAGCATGGACCACCCCGGAAACCGCGTGGGAACTCGCCCGCGCCACAGACGTTGTGGGCTATTCCACGTACGTACGACGCGTACCGCAGAGGGCTGGGCAACGCCAGCACCTCTCCGACAACAAAGTAGAGGCCGAGCGTGCCGCCATGGCCCTCGACCTGGCGAAGGAAGGCAAGCGCGTAGCCGTAGTGAGCTCGGGCGATCCGGGGGTTTTCGCCATGGCATCCGCCGTCCTCGATGTGGCCCAAGATCCACAGTGGGCTGAGGTGCCCGTGCGGGTGGTGCCTGGCATGACCGCCGCCCAAGCGGTGGCCTCGCGTGTCGGCGCACCTTTGGGCCACGATTTCGGCATGATCTCGCTGTCCGACCGTCTTAAACCATGGGAGGTTATCGAGACACGCATCAGGGCACTCGCTTCCGCCGACATGGCGTTCGCTGTGTATAACCCGGCATCGAAAACACGCCGCGAACAGGTGGCAAAACTTGCCGAGATCGTCGGCGAATACCAGTCCCCCGAGGTGGCGGTGATCGTTGCCCGTGCCGTGGGCTCTGAACAGGAGCGAGTGCACATAACCACCTTGGGCGACTTCGACCCTGAGATGGTTGATATGCGCACCATGGTGATCATCGGCGCCTCCACTACCACCGTCTACCGCGGGGGCCCCGATAACAGCACCAGGGTGTTTACCTCTCGTCGCTACAACACCACTGACCCGTTGAACCTATTTTAG
- a CDS encoding cobalt-precorrin-6A reductase, which produces MRALILGGTSEARDLAKRMFAENWEVTTSLAGRVANPTLPVGMVRIGGFGGPAGLAQWIVSNDIDVLIDATHPFAERISESAAEASRATGCPLIALHRPGWTPQPRDRWHSVASVDEAASLVARDYSHILLTIGRQKLAPFASDAHNLYVIRCVDPPEVQLPPRHRVLLDRGPFDIAGEKKLMIGNQIDAVVTKNSGGSYTRAKLDAARELGIDVVMIERPPLPGGSTVIVVDNASDAMREARLV; this is translated from the coding sequence ATGCGTGCACTGATTCTCGGCGGCACCTCTGAGGCCCGCGACCTAGCCAAGCGCATGTTCGCAGAAAACTGGGAGGTCACAACCTCCCTTGCAGGCCGCGTGGCTAACCCTACGCTGCCGGTGGGCATGGTGCGCATCGGTGGTTTCGGCGGCCCGGCGGGGCTAGCCCAGTGGATCGTGAGCAACGACATCGATGTCCTCATCGATGCCACCCACCCCTTTGCCGAGCGCATCAGCGAATCCGCGGCAGAGGCGAGCCGTGCCACTGGCTGCCCTCTCATTGCTCTGCACCGGCCCGGCTGGACTCCCCAGCCACGGGATCGCTGGCACTCCGTCGCCAGCGTCGACGAAGCCGCCAGCCTCGTCGCCCGCGACTACTCGCACATCCTGCTCACCATTGGGCGCCAAAAACTGGCCCCCTTTGCCAGCGACGCCCATAACCTCTACGTAATCCGCTGCGTAGACCCGCCTGAGGTGCAACTACCACCACGGCACCGGGTGCTTCTTGACCGCGGCCCCTTCGACATCGCCGGCGAGAAAAAGCTCATGATCGGCAACCAGATCGACGCGGTAGTGACCAAGAACTCCGGAGGCTCCTACACTCGCGCCAAGCTTGATGCCGCCCGCGAACTCGGCATCGACGTGGTGATGATCGAACGACCACCCCTACCCGGCGGATCTACCGTGATCGTGGTGGATAACGCCTCCGATGCCATGCGCGAAGCCAGGTTGGTCTAG
- the cobM gene encoding precorrin-4 C(11)-methyltransferase encodes MTVYFIGAGPGAADLLTLRADALIRRCPVCLYAGSIVPEEVLEHTPEGAEVINTARMPLDSIMEVIERAHNEGKDVARLQSGDPSVYSALAEQARRLSDRGIDYEIVPGVPSFAAAAASLGHELTVPTVGQSVVLTRINGRASQMPEGEQLENFARTGTTLCIHLAAHAIDEVVDTLTPYYGDCPVAVVAYASRPEEQIVRGRLSTIASAIHDAGITRTAMIIVGEVLAAEQFPDSFLYSDDRPRDEHGRTIPCVH; translated from the coding sequence ATGACTGTCTACTTCATTGGTGCCGGCCCCGGTGCCGCCGATCTTCTCACGCTCAGGGCCGACGCCCTGATCCGACGCTGCCCCGTGTGCCTCTACGCCGGCAGCATCGTGCCTGAGGAGGTGCTCGAGCACACCCCAGAGGGCGCGGAAGTGATCAACACTGCGCGCATGCCACTCGATAGCATCATGGAGGTAATCGAGCGCGCCCACAACGAAGGTAAGGATGTGGCTCGGCTGCAATCCGGGGACCCCAGCGTGTACTCGGCGCTCGCGGAGCAAGCCCGCCGCTTGAGTGATCGTGGCATCGACTACGAGATCGTGCCCGGCGTTCCCTCCTTTGCCGCCGCAGCTGCAAGCCTAGGCCATGAGCTCACGGTGCCCACCGTGGGCCAGTCCGTGGTGCTCACCCGCATCAATGGCCGCGCTAGCCAGATGCCCGAGGGCGAGCAGTTGGAGAATTTCGCTCGCACCGGCACGACGCTGTGTATTCACTTGGCCGCGCACGCAATCGATGAGGTCGTGGACACTCTCACGCCCTACTACGGTGACTGCCCCGTGGCCGTGGTGGCCTATGCCTCCCGCCCCGAGGAGCAGATTGTGCGCGGTCGCTTATCGACGATCGCCTCCGCCATCCATGACGCAGGAATTACCCGCACTGCCATGATTATCGTCGGTGAGGTCCTTGCTGCGGAGCAATTTCCTGACTCCTTCTTGTACTCCGATGACCGTCCCCGCGATGAGCACGGAAGGACCATTCCATGCGTGCACTGA
- the cbiE gene encoding precorrin-6y C5,15-methyltransferase (decarboxylating) subunit CbiE: MIIDVIGIGAEGLSSLSPAARSALSTAEVVLGSPRQLALVDAPTTRPWPSPLVPALPGIIAELSGKRVAVLASGDPLFHGIASTLRREVPEAQLRIYPAVSSFALACARLGWAHQETDHTSLVTGEVDAIGVLVDQARPFLVLGRNRSSAAQVCDYLDARGLGEATVTVLADLGSDAECITTGTAAQPPALNSDLAVIAVEPPARAGRSLAPGLSDHHYENDGQLTKQDIRALTVCALAPVPGELLWDIGGGSGSISIEWLRLDPRNRARVFESHPERVQRIAANARALGVPQLKISGAAPEALLRSDSPDCIFIGGGLTHEGVWEAAWEALRPGGRLVANAVTAESVEKLWQLKQRYGGCLRRIAIENETTIGSFTAYKPAYPVWQWRIHK; the protein is encoded by the coding sequence GTGATCATTGATGTCATCGGTATTGGCGCGGAAGGGCTCAGCTCCCTGAGTCCAGCGGCGCGTTCTGCTCTCAGCACCGCCGAGGTGGTGCTGGGCTCGCCCAGGCAGCTTGCCCTCGTCGACGCCCCCACAACCCGGCCATGGCCTTCACCTCTAGTGCCCGCGCTGCCAGGCATAATCGCCGAGCTTTCTGGGAAGCGGGTGGCCGTGCTAGCTAGCGGCGATCCGCTCTTTCACGGTATTGCCAGCACCTTGCGCCGCGAGGTGCCCGAGGCGCAGCTGAGGATCTACCCAGCTGTGTCTTCATTCGCCTTGGCCTGTGCGCGACTCGGCTGGGCGCACCAAGAGACTGACCATACCTCGCTGGTCACCGGGGAGGTCGATGCCATCGGGGTGCTGGTAGATCAGGCCCGGCCTTTCCTTGTGCTTGGCCGCAATCGCTCATCCGCAGCGCAGGTCTGCGACTATCTTGATGCCCGCGGGCTGGGGGAGGCTACCGTGACGGTTCTTGCTGATCTCGGCTCGGACGCTGAGTGCATCACCACCGGCACCGCCGCCCAGCCTCCAGCGCTGAATAGCGATCTTGCCGTGATCGCGGTGGAGCCGCCGGCGCGCGCTGGCCGCTCTCTGGCCCCAGGGCTGAGCGACCACCACTATGAGAACGATGGGCAGCTCACCAAGCAGGACATTCGAGCCCTCACGGTGTGTGCTCTCGCACCCGTTCCCGGCGAGCTGCTGTGGGATATCGGTGGCGGTTCCGGTTCAATTAGCATCGAGTGGCTCCGGCTGGATCCCCGCAATCGCGCCCGCGTTTTCGAAAGCCATCCCGAGCGTGTACAGCGCATTGCCGCTAATGCCCGGGCGCTCGGCGTGCCCCAGCTTAAGATCAGCGGCGCGGCCCCTGAGGCTCTGCTGCGTAGTGACTCTCCCGACTGCATCTTCATCGGCGGTGGACTCACCCACGAGGGAGTGTGGGAGGCGGCTTGGGAGGCGCTGCGCCCGGGAGGTCGGCTGGTGGCTAACGCTGTGACTGCGGAGAGCGTCGAGAAGCTGTGGCAGTTGAAACAACGCTACGGCGGATGTTTGCGGCGTATCGCAATTGAAAACGAAACCACCATCGGTTCCTTTACCGCCTACAAGCCGGCCTATCCTGTATGGCAGTGGCGCATCCACAAATAG
- a CDS encoding SDR family oxidoreductase translates to MSSPILLLGGTSDIGGEIALRLCPGRPVILAGRSPETMEPVAEKLRAHGAESVSIIAFDATDGDSHRRVVEQAGGAAITDAIVAFGILGDQHRAERDEQHAAEIAHIDYVAQVSMLTVLADVMRSGTIYAFSSIAGWRARRANYVYGSTKAGLDAFCQGLTDRLHGTDVHLLTARPGFVIGSMTTGMTPAPLSSAPAQVAEAVLAARGRSATVWIPARLRVLAWIMSCVPRPVWRRMPR, encoded by the coding sequence ATGTCTTCTCCGATTTTGCTGCTTGGCGGCACCTCCGATATTGGCGGGGAGATCGCGCTTCGGCTCTGCCCCGGCCGGCCGGTGATTCTGGCGGGTCGTTCGCCGGAGACGATGGAGCCGGTGGCCGAGAAGCTGCGCGCCCACGGTGCTGAGAGCGTCAGCATTATTGCCTTCGACGCGACAGATGGTGACTCTCACCGCCGGGTCGTCGAGCAGGCTGGGGGAGCGGCGATCACCGACGCGATCGTGGCTTTCGGTATCCTCGGCGATCAACACCGCGCCGAGCGGGATGAACAGCACGCCGCCGAGATCGCCCACATCGACTATGTGGCACAGGTATCCATGCTCACCGTGCTGGCCGATGTGATGCGCTCTGGCACAATCTATGCGTTTTCCTCCATTGCCGGCTGGCGGGCGCGGCGAGCCAACTATGTATATGGCTCCACCAAAGCGGGGTTAGATGCATTTTGTCAGGGACTCACCGACCGTCTTCATGGCACGGACGTGCACCTGCTCACAGCCCGCCCAGGTTTCGTGATCGGGTCAATGACCACGGGCATGACTCCAGCGCCGCTGTCATCTGCCCCGGCGCAGGTGGCCGAAGCGGTGCTTGCCGCCCGCGGGCGCAGTGCCACGGTGTGGATTCCTGCTCGGCTGCGGGTGTTGGCGTGGATCATGTCGTGCGTTCCCCGCCCGGTGTGGCGGCGGATGCCGCGTTAA